AGGAGGTCGTCAAGAGTTTCAGCATTGAAAAGTACGGCGTGACGATGCCGCTGAATGGAAATAAGGATTTGTCTGGTGATTTTGTGGTTAGATCAACCATGGGCAAGGGATTTGACACCTTCAGGGGCATTCTCCGGCAGCAGGGGTTAGATAATTTCTTTAGGGCTAGCTGCTTTGGGATCTATTTAGATTTGCCTGAAGATACCAGTGCCCGATTTCAAATGACAATGGTTTCTGAGCTTTTGAAGCGTAAGATTATTTGTGATAGAAAGGATGAGATTTGGATCAATTACTGTGGCATGCCGGTTTGCTTTGGCATGAAGGAGTTTGCCATAGTTACCAGATTGAGATGTTATCCTTATGAGCCTCTTCCTACTGTTGTATTAACCAAGCCAGCCCAGACGCCCAAGGCAGACAAGAAAGCGAAGGGTTCCAAAGCTACGAATAATGTCTATTTGGTAAACTTAGTGGGAAAAAGCTACACTCAAAAGAAATTATTGCAAGACTTGGAGTCCAAAACTTTCTCAAAAAAGCACAAGGAGGCactgtgcttagtttggtttgtgcatAGTGTTCTTTGGGAAAGAGACGTAAACTACAACATACCGCTTGGATTGATTAAACTTGCTGAGGACTATGATGCCTTCAACAACTATGCCTGGGGTTTTCAAAGCTTTAGCTTGACTGTTGAATATTTGATGAAGGATTTGAAGCCAACGGGGAAAACACAAAACCTATATGGCTTCCTTTGGGCTTTCATGGTAAATTTTCTTTAATGTTTtaccttctttttttattttttttatttcaatcactattttgatttttgatggcatcttttttttctaggcttgggcatttgaagtcATTCCTCACCTCAGGCATCAAGTCAAGGAATACTCCAAAGAAGTTACCTATCCAAGAATTCTTAGATGGCTCACTGCCAggaacaacacaaaattgagtgtTGACCTTTTCAACCCCCCTAAGGAAGCTGTAAGCATTAGAACACAACAGATGACTAGGTGTTGCAACAACTTTTATAATCTGCTGCAACAACACattcatctgttgcaacaagttatgcatctgttggacaatgtccaatAGATAATTAACCTGTTGCAACTAGTTACCCAACAGATGAATCTGTTATAACATGCAACTAATTTTTTACAACAGATGAGTAACCTGCTGAAACAAGTCacccatctgttggaaaatgtCCAACAGATGATAAACCTGCTACAACAAGTTGACAATCTGTTGCACAATTTCCAACAAGTACCACAGCTGTTGCAACATATCACTTTATTTACTAATTTGATAACTTCTGAATCTGTTACAGTAAGTTTTTACAACAAGTacaataatctgttgcaacaaattactaatctgttgtATAATATCCAACAGATGAGCAACCTtctgcaacaagttacccatctgttggaaattttccaacagatgagatacctgctgcaacaagttacctatCTGTTGGACATTACCCAACAGATGTGTAACCTTTTGCAACAACCTGTTAACTTGTTTTAAATAGGTTTTGCTTTTTATGATTTTGCACCATTATGATATATCTACTTTTTTGTTGTAGGTTGTGAACCCATGGCTTGTCCCAACAATAAGAGAGTTGGAGATGCCATGCCTTGTCACCTTTGTGCCCATAGAATTTGTGCCTGACAGACTGATTGATGGGTTCAAAGGTGAATTGGTTGGAGTGACAGCCATCACTAGGGTTGATGATGTTATagctggtggtggtggtgatgttGCTGGTGGTCATGTTGTTGTTGGTGCTGgtggtgatgttgttgttgatgttgttggtggtgCTGATGCTGTTGGTGGAGGTGTTCAGCCTGTtgatgttggtggtggtggtggtggtgatgatgTCCCAGCAAGTATTGCTGGGGAAAAATTAAGAGATGATGATGCTAATATTGGTGGATTTACCCCCAGTTCCTGGATTGAGTGATTTTTTCGGATTTGGTGGTAATTTTAGTAGTGGTGGATTGAGTGGTAGAAgatttgttgatgttggtgccggTACTTCTAAGGTGCCCTCATGTGCTTGTGAGTGCATCACTTGCAAGGacaaaatagataatttgattaGAAAGGTGGAGGAATTGGTGCAAGCCCAAGAAGCCACAGACACTTCTATGCAGAGGTTGATATCCAAGAGGGGTATCAAACCATCAAAGAATCTTTCCTCACCTTATACTCCTGTTCATGCTCGGAGGAGGGGCAGAGCAATTGCTAAGGCACTTGCATCAGTTAGATCAAGAAGATCTGTTGCTACTCCTAGTAAGTCAATTGAGACTCCTCTTCTTGATGTTGGGCCAAAAGTGCTAAAAAAAGGTGGACATTTTCAAGCTTGTACatgcccaaagaaagaaaaaggttgaGACTGCAATCAAGTCCAAAAAGAGTGGGAGAACCatgtactcaatgcatgaatttggagcagCAGACTTCAAGGCTCTGACAAACATGGAAATAtggtgggaggattgggtaagtttcaacacttgtatatatctatctaattccgtatgttgttgcaacaagtagataatctgctgcaacaagttaactagttgttgcaacagttcctttattttgttgaatctgctgcaccaagttaactagttgttgcaacaagtagataatctgttgcaacaagttaactagctgttgcaacagtttctttattttgttgaatctgctgcaccaagttaactagctcttgcaacaagtagataatctgttgcaacaagttaactagctgttgcaacagttcctttattttgttgaatttgctgcaccaagttaactagctcttgcaacaagtagataatctgttgaaacaagttaactagttgttgcaacagatcctttattttgttgaatctgctGCACCAAGTTAATTAGCtcttgcaacaagtagataatctgttgaaTCTGTTGCACCAAGTAACTAACTGTTTTACTACTTTTACTTTAGTATGTAGATAAAGTCCTGCTTCTAATGCGTATGAGGCAAATCAATTTCCCCGAGTACTATGATTCCACTGACATAATCCTGGACCTCAACTTTTACAACAACATGTCCAAGAGGTACGCAGAATTGACAAAAGAGAGTACAGTTCCAAATGTCGTGTCTCTGAAGGTTAGACTTGCTGAATTCAAGTGGGATGATGATATGGTCGATTATTGTAGGGTGTCAGACCCTACCCGGGAGGCTGCTCGTGGGCTGGTGCAAAGAGGGTTTTAACAGCGATGAATATTAATGCCACACATTTTGTCACTCTCGAGTTCATGATTGAAGAGGGAGTGGTAAATGTGTATG
The sequence above is a segment of the Lycium barbarum isolate Lr01 chromosome 6, ASM1917538v2, whole genome shotgun sequence genome. Coding sequences within it:
- the LOC132643874 gene encoding uncharacterized protein LOC132643874: MAVPPTTTAITPYTSVSNFKLPPGWGVEEVPRSKGYRVDRMILEDENMSFGNTVKRKGEKPTEGESSKRAKVQTPLDKLVTAICQSTNEERVSETGASEREETHETSVGHEEEISEEEGDEGDEGAEGDEEGEKEAETENGNEEEEEEEEEEEEEEEEEESTDQILAELRRKRKHNVDANLVESSSITIDPNRPSIEEVVKSFSIEKYGVTMPLNGNKDLSGDFVVRSTMGKGFDTFRGILRQQGLDNFFRASCFGIYLDLPEDTSARFQMTMVSELLKRKIICDRKDEIWINYCGMPVCFGMKEFAIVTRLRCYPYEPLPTVVLTKPAQTPKADKKAKGSKATNNVYLVNLVGKSYTQKKLLQDLESKTFSKKHKEALCLVWFVHSVLWERDVNYNIPLGLIKLAEDYDAFNNYAWGFQSFSLTVEYLMKDLKPTGKTQNLYGFLWAFMVNFL